The following coding sequences lie in one Labrus bergylta chromosome 5, fLabBer1.1, whole genome shotgun sequence genomic window:
- the LOC109997387 gene encoding protein bicaudal D homolog 2-like — MSMEEKEYAEAVLVTEAGPQWLRAEVERLTRELRETTHEKIQAAEYGLAVLEEKQQLKQRFDELETEYETVRHELDQLKEAFGQAHSTHRKVAADGESREESLILESASKEALYQQKVLELQSELRQAKVSLTSVQSENERLSSIALEMRESSDLAELQRGQLRDDIREYKVREARLLQDYSELEEENISLQKQVSVLRQSQVEFEGLKHEIRRLEEDSQCLHSQLDEAVGLREIAERQLAEALETIKTEREQKATLRKELSHYMTIGGSVYNGSFNISIDNLKLHDDPSAIAEPDNDDLIRGFENGLAKAGEGDDDNRALGNKRGDAFMPAPSLVDDLLSELNISEIQKLKQQLMQVEREKVALMNSLQENQKHLEQAYGTVSEQKETVNRLTENLSAMRKLQASKERQSALDSEKDRDSHDDGDYYELDINGPEILKCKYTVAVSEAGELRHELKSLRAKYEECRTQYEDERGRLDCDIQDLRSRFASLEKISQADKAEVARLEKELHLVSEAAGESLGSLNVAQDELIAFSEELANLYNHVCMCNNETPNRVMLDYYKEGKAKVRRGQEGKEHQSSVLLSNGLITDTESVKADSSTTKVTPVPPPEHRPESMNVYNLVAIIRDQIRHLQQAVDRTTDLSRQRLANLELSTVADKDKEACMEEILKLKSLLSTKREQIATLRAVLKANKQTAEVALANLKSKYESEKAMVTETIMKLRNELKALKEDAATFSSLRAMFATRCDEYVTQLDDMQRQLAAAEDEKKTLNSLLRMAIQQKLALTQRLEDLEFDHEQARRSTAAGGKGKTKAKGASSNH, encoded by the exons ATGTCCATGGAGGAGAAGGAGTATGCCGAGGCGGTGCTGGTGACAGAGGCCGGGCCGCAGTGGCTCCGGGCCGAGGTCGAGCGTCTTACCCGGGAGCTCCGTGAAACGACCCATGAGAAGATCCAGGCGGCTGAGTACGGGCTCGCggtgctggaggagaaacagcaGCTCAAGCAGCGATTTGATGAATTGGAGACAGAGTACGAGACGGTCCGACATGAGCTGGACCAGCTGAAGGAG GCCTTTGGACAAGCTCACTCTACCCACAGGAAGGTGGCAGCAGATGGGGAAAGCAGGGAAGAGTCGCTGATCCTGGAGTCTGCCAGTAAGGAGGCTCTGTATCAACAGAAGGTCCTCGAGCTGCAGAGTGAGCTGCGACAGGCCAAAGTCTCACTCACCAGTGTGCAATCTGAAAATGAACGCCTGTCATCAATTGCCCTTGAGATGAGAGAG AGTTCCGATCTGGCAGAACTGCAGCGTGGTCAGCTGCGTGATGACATCAGAGAGTACAAGGTGCGGGAGGCTCGTCTGTTGCAGGACTACagtgagctggaggaggagaacatcTCTCTGCAGAAACAAGTGTCTGTGCTGAGACAGAGCCAG GTGGAATTTGAAGGTCTAAAGCACGAGATCCGCCGTCTTGAGGAGGACTCCCAGTGCTTACACAGCCAGCTGGACGAAGCCGTGGGTCTAAGAGAAATTGCAGAGCGCCAGCTGGCGGAAGCCTTAGAAACTATAAAAACAGAGCGCGAGCAGAAGGCTACCCTGCGCAAGGAGCTCTCCCACTACATGACCATCGGTGGCTCTGTGTACAACGGCTCTTTCAACATCTCCATCGACAACCTCAAACTCCACGATGACCCCTCTGCCATCGCCGAGCCTGACAACGACGATCTCATCAGAGGCTTTGAGAACGGCCTGGCCAAAGCAGGTGAAGGTGACGATGACAACAGAGCCCTGGGGAACAAGCGAGGGGACGCCTTTATGCCGGCTCCGAGCTTGGTGGATGACCTGCTGAGTGAGCTCAACATCTCTGAGATCCAGAAACTCAAACAGCAGCTGATGCAG GTGGAGCGGGAGAAAGTCGCCCTGATGAACTCCCTCCAGGAGAACCAGAAGCACCTGGAACAGGCCTACGGGACTGTGTCTGAGCAGAAGGAAACTGTCAACAGGCTGACTGAAAATCTCAGCGCAATGAGGAAACTGCAGGCCAGTAAGGAGCGCCAGTCTGCCCTGGACAGTGAAAAAGACCGAGACAGCCACGATGATGGAGACTACTATGAGCTGGACATAAATGGACCTGAGATCCTGAAGTGTAAGTACACTGTGGCGGTGTCTGAAGCTGGGGAGCTGAGGCATGAGCTGAAGTCTCTGAGAGCAAAATACGAGGAGTGTCGGACACAGTATGAAGACGAGCGAGGCCGGCTGGATTGCGACATTCAGGACTTGAGGTCAAGATTTGCGTCCCTGGAAAAGATCAGCCAGGCTGATAAAGCAGAGGTGGCTCGTCTGGAGAAGGAGCTCCATCTGGTCAGTGAGGCTGCAGGAGAATCACTGGGCAGCCTCAATGTGGCTCAGGATGAGCTCATAGCTTTCAGCGAAGAGCTGGCTAATCTCTACAaccatgtgtgcatgtgcaacaATGAGACGCCAAACCGTGTCATGCTCGATTACTACAAAGAAGGTAAGGCCAAAGTAAGACGAGGTCAGGAAGGCAAGGAGCACCAGTCTTCTGTACTTCTCTCTAATGGGCTTATCACTGACACTGAGTCTGTAAAGGCAGACTCCAGCACCACTAAAGTCACCCCAGTTCCACCCCCCGAGCACCGGCCCGAGTCCATGAACGTCTACAATCTCGTAGCCATCATCAGAGACCAGATCCGCCACCTTCAGCAGGCAGTGGATCGCACCACTGACCTGTCACGGCAGAGACTCGCCAATCTGGAGCTGAGCACAGTggcagacaaagacaaagaggcCTGCATGGAAGAGATCCTCAAACTGAAGTCCCTGCTGAGCACCAAAAGGGAGCAGATCGCCACTCTCCGAGCTGTGCTCAAAGCCAACAAACAG ACTGCTGAGGTTGCCCTGGCCAACCTGAAGAGTAAATATGAAAGCGAGAAGGCCATGGTGACTGAGACGATAATGAAGCTCCGCAATGAACTGAAGGCTCTGAAGGAGGATGCTGCTACGTTCTCCTCTCTTCGAGCCATGTTTGCCACAAG GTGTGATGAGTATGTCACCCAGCTGGATGACATGCAGAGGCAGCTGGCTGCCGCAGAGGATGAGAAGAAGACCTTGAATTCTTTGTTACGTATGGCCATCCAACAGAAACTTGCATTGACTCAGCGTCTGGAGGATTTGGAGTTTGACCATGAGCAGGCGCGCCGTTCCACAGCGGCGGGAGGAAAGGGCAAAACAAAGGCCAAGGGAGCCTCCTCCAACCAT TAA
- the card19 gene encoding caspase recruitment domain family, member 19 isoform X1: MGDSFHEQLIEDSAFLRTDRRLDTELVDKLTLQLNRIYPQVLSDKEATKFRNLDVPTSVRLGELLTHLQGKGDDACREFYRALHLHVEEVYYSLPTRLRLRDSLDPLTHPRVYHQRYVLNDRDPLFFLGCFSVAVGMALLYYYSEDKLTGGSRALGLAALGLKKKAQEVLIWYTEESLLK; the protein is encoded by the exons ATGGGAG ACAGTTTTCACGAGCAGCTGATAGAGGACAGTGCCTTCCTCCGAACTGACCGCAGACTTGACACGGAGCTAGTGGACAAACTCACCCTGCAGCTCAACAGAATCTACCCCCAGGTCCTCTCAGACAAGGAGGCCACTAAA TTCAGAAACTTGGATGTGCCTACAAGTGTTCGCCTGGGGGAGCTCCTGACACACCTGCAGGGGAAAGGAGACGACGCATGCCGGGAGTTTTACAGAGCTCTTCACTTGCATGTAGAGGAGGTTTACTACAGTTTGCCTACACGGCTACGCCTCAGAG ATTCCTTAGATCCACTCACCCATCCTCGTGTGTACCATCAGAGATATGTTCTGAATGACAGAG ATCCCCTCTTCTTTCTGGGCTGTTTCAGCGTTGCAGTGGGAATGGCTTTACTTTATTACTATAGTG AGGATAAATTGACGGGAGGAAGCCGGGCCCTTGGGTTGGCTGCTCTGGGTTTGAAAAAGAAGGCACAGGAGGTTCTCATATGGTATACTGAGGAAAGCCTCCTGAAGTAA
- the card19 gene encoding caspase recruitment domain family, member 19 isoform X2 codes for MRDSFHEQLIEDSAFLRTDRRLDTELVDKLTLQLNRIYPQVLSDKEATKFRNLDVPTSVRLGELLTHLQGKGDDACREFYRALHLHVEEVYYSLPTRLRLRDSLDPLTHPRVYHQRYVLNDRDPLFFLGCFSVAVGMALLYYYSEDKLTGGSRALGLAALGLKKKAQEVLIWYTEESLLK; via the exons ATGAGAG ACAGTTTTCACGAGCAGCTGATAGAGGACAGTGCCTTCCTCCGAACTGACCGCAGACTTGACACGGAGCTAGTGGACAAACTCACCCTGCAGCTCAACAGAATCTACCCCCAGGTCCTCTCAGACAAGGAGGCCACTAAA TTCAGAAACTTGGATGTGCCTACAAGTGTTCGCCTGGGGGAGCTCCTGACACACCTGCAGGGGAAAGGAGACGACGCATGCCGGGAGTTTTACAGAGCTCTTCACTTGCATGTAGAGGAGGTTTACTACAGTTTGCCTACACGGCTACGCCTCAGAG ATTCCTTAGATCCACTCACCCATCCTCGTGTGTACCATCAGAGATATGTTCTGAATGACAGAG ATCCCCTCTTCTTTCTGGGCTGTTTCAGCGTTGCAGTGGGAATGGCTTTACTTTATTACTATAGTG AGGATAAATTGACGGGAGGAAGCCGGGCCCTTGGGTTGGCTGCTCTGGGTTTGAAAAAGAAGGCACAGGAGGTTCTCATATGGTATACTGAGGAAAGCCTCCTGAAGTAA
- the ninj1 gene encoding ninjurin-1 produces the protein MPTESLEMNGDADRNGEAEVPLRRRFRRLQGPEGPQGPLNMNHYANKKSAAESMLDVALLMANASQLKAVLEQGPDFTFYVVLITLISISLVLQILVGVLLIFIVKWNLNDESMHYRLNFLENVVTSFVFIIVVVNVFVTAFGVQQPKTYG, from the exons atgCCTACGGAAAGCCTGGAAATGAACGGTGATGCTGACCGAAACGGCGAGGCGGAG GTTCCGTTGCGACGTCGCTTCAGGAGGCTGCAGGGCCCTGAGGGTCCTCAGGGCCCTCTGAACATGAACCACTATGCTAACAAGAAGAGCGCAGCAGAGAGCATGCTGGATGTGGCGCTGCTGATGGCAAACGCCTCACAGCTAAAGGCCGTACTGGAGCAGGGACCAGACTTCACCTTCTACGTGGTCCTCATCACACTCATAAGCATCTCTCTTGTCCTGCAAATCCTGGTGGGAGTACTACTCATCTTCATAG TGAAGTGGAACCTGAACGATGAAAGCATGCACTACAGGCTGAACTTCCTGGAGAATGTGGTTACATCCTTCGTCTTTATCATTGTCGTGGTCAATGTCTTCGTCACAGCCTTTGGTGTCCAGCAGCCCAAAACATACGGCTGA